In the genome of Streptococcus oralis, one region contains:
- a CDS encoding response regulator transcription factor, which yields MASILVIEDNNEIQEILRILLAEEHEVIQAFSGTEGIMQFDKGGIDLVLLDIMLPGKNGDQVLQAIRQTSQTPVIMLTALGDKKLISQYLLDGANDYIVKPFDLDEVFARVTVQLRQSGEYQSEDRREINNLVQNFKNIQFDADSFEISNSTEIIRLAKKECQILQMLLHHPKKIFTKEELYELIWEESYLPGDNTLNTHLSNLRKKLHQLDPNHEYIETIWGVGVRLKGDK from the coding sequence ATGGCGAGCATACTTGTAATTGAAGATAATAATGAAATCCAGGAAATCTTAAGAATCCTTCTTGCAGAGGAACACGAAGTGATTCAAGCATTTTCTGGTACAGAAGGTATAATGCAATTTGACAAAGGTGGCATTGATCTCGTTTTGCTAGATATCATGCTCCCTGGGAAAAATGGCGACCAAGTCTTGCAAGCTATTCGACAAACTAGTCAGACTCCGGTCATCATGCTTACTGCTTTGGGTGATAAAAAGCTCATCAGCCAATATCTCCTAGATGGTGCCAATGATTACATAGTAAAACCTTTTGATTTGGACGAAGTCTTTGCCAGAGTCACTGTGCAATTACGCCAAAGTGGTGAATATCAGTCAGAAGATCGAAGAGAAATTAATAACCTCGTGCAAAACTTTAAAAATATCCAGTTCGATGCGGATAGTTTTGAAATAAGCAACTCTACTGAAATCATTCGCCTTGCAAAGAAAGAGTGTCAGATTCTTCAAATGTTGCTCCATCATCCTAAAAAGATCTTCACCAAAGAAGAACTCTATGAATTAATTTGGGAAGAAAGTTACCTGCCTGGAGACAATACGCTCAACACCCATCTAAGCAATCTCCGTAAAAAACTGCATCAACTGGATCCAAATCACGAGTACATCGAAACCATTTGGGGAGTTGGTGTTCGATTAAAAGGAGATAAGTAA
- a CDS encoding MarR family winged helix-turn-helix transcriptional regulator, with amino-acid sequence MSKYHFNSIYKNDETESTGLLFIKVYNKWESNLKRVLKSVGLTLPQFIVLTSLLFLTNREEYVTQVDIARFSGMDVMTVSQIARLLEKKEYIKRDQHPKDSRAKLVSVTKSGAEKVNQALPLVEGVDEVFFDKLSNDREVFNRMLVELEDKNA; translated from the coding sequence ATGTCAAAGTATCACTTTAATTCAATTTACAAAAATGATGAAACAGAATCTACAGGTCTTCTTTTCATCAAAGTCTACAACAAGTGGGAAAGCAACTTAAAAAGAGTCTTGAAATCAGTTGGCCTCACTTTGCCCCAATTTATCGTTTTGACTTCGCTCTTGTTTCTGACCAATAGAGAGGAATATGTAACGCAAGTTGATATTGCTCGGTTCTCTGGTATGGATGTCATGACGGTTTCCCAGATTGCTAGACTACTGGAGAAGAAAGAATACATTAAACGCGATCAACATCCAAAGGATAGTCGGGCAAAACTAGTCTCAGTGACGAAGTCTGGCGCGGAGAAGGTCAATCAAGCTTTACCTTTAGTAGAAGGTGTTGATGAAGTATTTTTTGATAAACTATCTAACGATAGAGAAGTTTTTAATCGCATGTTAGTAGAGTTGGAGGATAAAAATGCCTAG
- a CDS encoding sensor histidine kinase, producing the protein MIYSLISLLLLINIILAISLIRYHIAIRDLSRQIEEKIRSGSMKRIGVNFFSKTILRLHNQIENLFQEVEQNQLIMKREKHTLDMAISNIAHDIRTPLTIASGYTQQLIKHPDNSSETLNKIAHHQDLVSKRLETLLEYRHLMEGAVKPKLEELDLSTFITKKTLAYYDVFQSSHIVLDFNVEPGLKTTTDEDLLDRIIQNLLGNVLKHGKEKARLSLKKEENRLVLEIDNLVKKPIKNIDNLSNRFYSENMSDTEESSGLGLYITEELVHLLGAEMKLATDGEWFSVFIYL; encoded by the coding sequence ATGATTTACAGTTTGATATCTCTGTTGCTCCTTATCAACATCATTTTGGCGATTTCTTTGATTCGCTATCATATAGCAATTAGAGATTTAAGCAGACAAATCGAAGAAAAGATTCGCTCTGGTAGCATGAAGAGGATCGGTGTAAATTTCTTTTCAAAGACCATTTTGCGTCTACATAACCAAATTGAGAATCTATTTCAAGAGGTAGAGCAAAATCAGCTAATCATGAAGCGTGAAAAACACACCCTAGATATGGCAATCAGTAACATCGCTCATGATATTCGGACACCTTTGACAATCGCTTCAGGATATACTCAACAACTAATAAAACACCCCGATAATAGTTCAGAAACCTTAAATAAAATAGCCCATCATCAGGATTTGGTTTCCAAACGTTTGGAGACTCTCCTCGAATACCGTCATTTGATGGAAGGTGCAGTCAAACCGAAACTGGAAGAGCTTGATTTATCAACTTTTATAACGAAAAAGACTTTAGCCTATTACGACGTTTTTCAATCTTCACATATTGTTCTTGATTTTAATGTTGAACCAGGATTGAAAACGACGACTGATGAGGACTTGCTTGATCGAATTATACAAAACCTCCTTGGAAATGTTCTCAAGCACGGCAAGGAGAAGGCTCGACTTTCTTTGAAAAAGGAAGAAAATAGGCTTGTTTTGGAAATTGATAATCTAGTCAAAAAACCTATCAAGAATATAGATAATCTCAGCAATCGTTTTTATTCTGAAAATATGTCTGATACCGAAGAATCCTCTGGTTTAGGTCTCTATATTACTGAGGAATTGGTTCATCTTCTTGGAGCGGAAATGAAGCTAGCCACTGATGGAGAATGGTTTTCGGTCTTTATCTATCTTTAA
- a CDS encoding TraX family protein produces the protein MKKWNATQLKYLMATVMVLDHIPHITGIVSPLWEGIFHALTRCVGVWFAYMAMEGFIHTRNLKDYLIRLWSWALIMFAGNSLLNTLFASKGVMVNNNIFLTLAIGVTMLWIGFPRKELDKKEKLWRRIGVAGLLIFGCLFTEGGITMLPFLLISYSCRNRKGLRNLLYTLLWAFLLVTSIHTYDTWYQTLEMMLYNSDWLFITVFPFMALYNGQRGKETSWSKYFFYIFYPAHLWIITLIAYLVK, from the coding sequence ATGAAAAAATGGAATGCGACACAGCTGAAGTATCTGATGGCGACAGTAATGGTTCTGGACCATATTCCCCATATCACAGGGATCGTTTCTCCTCTGTGGGAAGGTATTTTCCACGCCTTGACTCGTTGTGTGGGAGTCTGGTTTGCCTATATGGCTATGGAAGGTTTTATCCATACTCGAAATCTGAAAGACTATCTCATCCGCCTCTGGTCTTGGGCGCTTATCATGTTTGCTGGAAATAGCCTCCTCAATACCCTATTTGCATCCAAAGGGGTAATGGTCAATAATAACATTTTCTTGACTTTGGCCATCGGTGTCACCATGCTTTGGATTGGTTTTCCTCGAAAAGAGCTGGATAAAAAAGAGAAGTTGTGGCGTCGGATTGGAGTTGCTGGGCTTTTGATTTTCGGTTGTCTTTTTACTGAGGGTGGTATCACTATGCTACCATTTCTCTTGATTAGTTACTCTTGTCGAAATCGTAAGGGATTGCGAAATCTCCTCTATACTCTCCTTTGGGCCTTTCTATTAGTGACTTCTATCCATACCTATGATACTTGGTACCAAACCTTGGAAATGATGCTTTACAATTCTGACTGGCTCTTTATCACCGTCTTTCCTTTCATGGCCTTGTATAATGGACAGCGAGGAAAGGAAACCAGCTGGAGTAAATATTTCTTTTATATTTTCTACCCAGCCCATCTATGGATTATAACCTTGATTGCTTATTTGGTTAAGTAG
- the aguB gene encoding N-carbamoylputrescine amidase encodes MRNVRVAAIQMQCTKDVATNIQTAERLVRQAADKGAQIILLPELFERPYFCQERQYDYYQYAQSVTENTAIQHFKVIAKELQVVLPISFYEKDGNVLYNSIAVIDADGEVLGVYRKTHIPDDHYYQEKFYFTPGNTGFKVWDTRYAKIGIGICWDQWFPETARCLALNGAELLFYPTAIGSEPILDTDSCGHWQRTMQGHAAANIVPVIVANRYGLEEVTPSEENGGQSSSLDFYGSSFMTDETGAILEKAERQGEAVLLATYDLDKGASERLNWGLFRDRRPEMYQRITD; translated from the coding sequence ATGAGAAATGTAAGAGTTGCAGCAATCCAGATGCAATGTACCAAGGATGTGGCAACAAATATCCAAACAGCGGAGCGTTTAGTACGTCAAGCTGCAGACAAAGGCGCACAAATCATTCTCTTACCAGAGTTGTTTGAACGTCCCTATTTCTGTCAGGAACGCCAGTATGACTACTACCAGTATGCCCAGTCAGTGACAGAAAATACAGCCATTCAGCATTTTAAGGTGATTGCTAAGGAACTACAGGTTGTTCTACCGATTAGTTTCTATGAAAAGGATGGCAATGTCTTGTACAACTCAATCGCCGTCATTGATGCAGATGGAGAGGTACTGGGCGTTTATCGGAAGACACACATACCAGATGACCATTATTATCAAGAAAAGTTTTATTTCACGCCTGGCAACACTGGTTTCAAGGTTTGGGATACTCGCTACGCTAAGATTGGGATTGGTATCTGTTGGGATCAATGGTTCCCTGAAACAGCGCGCTGTCTTGCGTTGAATGGGGCAGAATTGCTCTTTTACCCAACCGCTATCGGTTCAGAACCTATCTTAGATACGGACAGTTGTGGTCACTGGCAACGTACTATGCAAGGGCACGCAGCAGCTAATATTGTCCCAGTTATTGTAGCCAATCGTTACGGTTTGGAAGAAGTCACTCCTAGTGAGGAAAATGGTGGACAAAGTTCCAGTCTTGACTTCTACGGTTCATCCTTTATGACAGATGAAACAGGCGCTATTTTAGAGAAAGCTGAAAGACAAGGTGAAGCTGTTCTGTTAGCGACCTATGACCTTGACAAGGGAGCAAGTGAACGCCTCAACTGGGGACTGTTTCGTGATAGAAGACCAGAAATGTACCAACGAATTACGGACTAG
- a CDS encoding ABC transporter permease, with translation MIHTIQADFYRLFRSKGFWITEFILFVLLLMGATIGATGHLMSVNTTPPETPTHGWNGIEALINASSNDSNLVFLCIILTCLVLGVDLIGKLYKNSLTVGVSRTKFFFAKSFVLASIALLQLIASLVIAFVPSTLLNGLGTIPDGFIANLLLMISLQFLCLLAWLSIISFILYLTHSYLAVFIGYLISSIILSMPMLVFPDIEILRYLSLNFAYAMTADSQSVLYTITVCIAIILFFSLSGLTVFKKKSL, from the coding sequence ATGATACATACCATTCAAGCAGATTTTTACCGTCTTTTCCGCTCCAAAGGATTTTGGATTACAGAATTCATTCTCTTTGTCCTCTTGCTAATGGGTGCCACTATCGGGGCTACAGGACATTTAATGTCAGTAAATACAACACCACCAGAGACTCCTACCCATGGTTGGAATGGGATAGAAGCTCTTATCAATGCGTCTAGCAATGATTCAAACCTCGTTTTTCTCTGCATTATACTAACATGTTTAGTTCTCGGAGTGGATTTAATCGGCAAGCTCTATAAAAATAGTTTGACAGTTGGCGTTTCTCGTACAAAGTTTTTCTTCGCTAAATCCTTTGTTCTAGCAAGCATCGCTCTATTACAACTCATCGCCAGCCTTGTGATTGCTTTTGTTCCCTCAACTCTACTAAACGGACTTGGTACGATACCTGATGGTTTTATTGCCAATCTCCTCTTAATGATTTCCCTTCAATTTCTCTGCCTTCTCGCTTGGCTTTCGATTATTTCCTTTATTCTCTACCTAACTCATTCTTATCTTGCCGTATTTATTGGTTATCTGATTAGCTCTATCATCCTTTCTATGCCAATGCTTGTTTTCCCAGACATTGAAATTCTACGATATCTGAGCTTAAATTTTGCCTATGCCATGACTGCTGATAGTCAATCCGTTCTCTATACCATTACGGTTTGCATCGCTATCATACTTTTCTTTTCTCTCAGTGGACTAACTGTTTTCAAGAAGAAAAGCTTATAA
- a CDS encoding EVE domain-containing protein encodes MPRYWVGVVSKNHVLRGVEGNFCQVCHGKGGPLNRMKKGDYLLYYSPKYDMNSQDKLQAFVAVGKIIDDKAYQVEQFEGFFPFRRNVEYYQPVKDCFIEIARQHPEWRDYTSRLRYGHFEVSKDFFLYIFQHMKVDDEG; translated from the coding sequence ATGCCTAGATATTGGGTCGGAGTTGTTTCGAAGAACCATGTTTTAAGAGGAGTTGAAGGAAATTTTTGCCAGGTCTGTCATGGAAAGGGCGGCCCCTTAAACCGTATGAAAAAAGGTGACTATCTTTTATACTATAGTCCAAAATACGATATGAACAGTCAAGATAAGTTACAGGCTTTTGTGGCTGTAGGTAAGATTATAGATGACAAAGCCTATCAAGTAGAGCAGTTTGAAGGATTCTTTCCCTTTAGACGAAATGTCGAGTATTATCAACCAGTCAAAGATTGCTTCATAGAAATAGCCAGACAACATCCTGAATGGAGAGACTATACTTCTCGACTTCGTTATGGACATTTTGAAGTTTCAAAAGACTTTTTTCTCTATATCTTTCAGCATATGAAAGTGGATGATGAAGGATGA
- a CDS encoding ATP-binding cassette domain-containing protein gives MKTVLEIHGLTKQFGQQAILQDLSLTIKEGDIYGLIGKNGAGKTTLIKIITQLLFADKGTVSLFSSQEQNEWTKALSRVGSVIESPVAHNHLTAYQNLKYYCMIRHIPNADKVIHETLDYVGLSDTGKKVFRDFSLGMKQRLGIAIALLSKPDFLILDEPINGLDPIGIKEFRLMIQRLNQEKGITILISSHILSELYLLANRFGILDQGKIIREISKAEFETLSEDYIVLKTSDKERACQVLKEQIQLQFKVVNPENEIHIFGNEQDVKQILKQLTLADVAIDEIYFARQNLEEYFTQLVE, from the coding sequence ATGAAAACAGTACTCGAAATTCATGGACTGACCAAACAATTTGGCCAACAAGCTATTCTTCAAGATCTTAGTCTAACCATAAAAGAGGGAGATATTTATGGTCTAATTGGAAAAAATGGAGCAGGTAAAACTACTCTTATTAAAATCATTACACAATTATTATTTGCGGACAAAGGCACAGTCTCCCTCTTTTCTAGCCAAGAACAAAATGAGTGGACCAAGGCTTTATCTCGAGTGGGTTCTGTTATCGAATCACCTGTAGCTCACAATCACTTAACAGCTTATCAAAACCTTAAATATTATTGTATGATACGTCATATTCCAAATGCTGATAAGGTGATTCATGAGACCTTGGACTATGTTGGTTTGTCAGATACAGGGAAAAAAGTCTTTCGTGATTTCTCACTAGGAATGAAACAAAGACTTGGCATCGCCATTGCCCTTCTATCCAAACCTGACTTCCTGATTCTTGATGAACCCATTAACGGTCTCGACCCAATTGGGATCAAAGAATTTCGTCTGATGATTCAACGGCTCAATCAAGAAAAAGGCATAACTATCCTCATCTCTAGCCATATCTTGTCAGAACTCTATCTCCTAGCTAATCGCTTTGGAATTTTGGATCAAGGTAAGATTATCCGTGAAATCAGTAAAGCTGAGTTTGAAACACTAAGTGAGGATTATATCGTGCTTAAAACAAGCGACAAAGAAAGAGCTTGTCAGGTATTGAAAGAACAAATCCAGCTTCAGTTTAAGGTTGTAAACCCTGAAAATGAAATCCATATCTTTGGAAATGAACAAGATGTCAAACAGATTCTTAAGCAACTAACTTTGGCCGATGTTGCTATTGATGAGATATACTTTGCCCGTCAAAACCTAGAAGAATACTTCACACAATTGGTAGAATAG
- a CDS encoding Cof-type HAD-IIB family hydrolase has protein sequence MIKLLALDMDGTLLNEAKEIPQTHITAIHQAIEKGVKLVLCTGRPLFGVLPYYKKLGLDLQNEYVIVNNGCSTHQTSDWGLVDWQELSPADIEYLYDLAEKSDVQLTLFDEKHYFVLGGKPNQIVQNDAKLVFSDLTEISLEEATSGKYRMFQGMFLGTKEQTDDFEQRFAEELCQRFSGVRSQPVIYEAMPLGTTKATALSRLAAILNIEPSEIMAMGDANNDIEMLQFAGLGIAMGNASDYVKSLANDVTASNEEDGVARAIEKYIL, from the coding sequence ATGATTAAACTACTAGCCTTGGATATGGACGGAACTCTCCTTAACGAAGCCAAGGAAATCCCACAAACCCACATCACTGCTATTCATCAAGCTATTGAAAAAGGTGTCAAACTGGTTCTCTGTACGGGTCGCCCACTTTTCGGTGTCCTCCCCTACTACAAAAAACTGGGACTAGACCTCCAGAACGAGTATGTCATCGTCAATAACGGTTGTTCAACTCACCAGACCAGTGACTGGGGGCTAGTTGACTGGCAAGAACTCAGCCCAGCTGACATCGAATACCTCTATGACTTAGCAGAAAAGAGCGACGTCCAGTTAACTCTTTTTGATGAGAAACATTATTTTGTCCTCGGTGGCAAGCCTAATCAAATTGTTCAAAATGATGCCAAGCTAGTCTTTTCAGACCTGACTGAAATTTCCCTTGAGGAAGCGACCAGTGGCAAATATCGAATGTTCCAAGGTATGTTTTTAGGAACAAAAGAACAAACAGACGATTTTGAACAACGGTTCGCTGAGGAACTCTGCCAACGATTCAGTGGAGTTCGTTCGCAGCCTGTTATTTATGAAGCGATGCCTCTTGGGACTACCAAAGCTACTGCTCTTTCTCGACTAGCAGCGATTTTGAATATCGAGCCTTCAGAAATTATGGCCATGGGTGATGCCAATAACGATATCGAAATGCTTCAGTTTGCAGGACTTGGCATTGCTATGGGAAATGCCAGCGATTATGTCAAATCTCTTGCCAACGACGTCACAGCCAGCAACGAAGAAGACGGCGTTGCGCGTGCCATTGAGAAGTATATTTTATAA
- the rexB gene encoding ATP-dependent nuclease subunit B, with translation MKLLYTDIRTSLTEILTREAEELVAAGKRVFYIAPNSLSFEKERAVLECLSQQASFAITVTRFAQMARYLVLNDLPTKTSLDDIGLGMAFYKCLAGLDPKDLRVYGAIKQDPQFIQQLVELYHEMTTAQMNFLDLESLTDEDKRADLLLIFEKVTAYLNQNQLAQGSQLSHLIEAIENGKVSSDFSQIALVIDSFTRFSAEEERVVDLLHRKGVEIVIGAYASKKAYTSPFTEGNLYQASVEFLHHLGAKYQTPAQDLSQSHEKMDSFDKASRLLESSYDFSELTLDVDEKDRENLQIWSCLTQKEELELVARSIRQQLHDNPELSYKHFRILLGDVASYELSLKTIFDQYQIPFYLGRSESMAHHPLTQYVESILRLKRYRFRQEDMINLLRTGLYTDLSQADIDAFEQYLRYLGINGLPAFQQTFTKSHHGKFDLERLNAIRLRVLAPLETLFASRKQRTENLLQKWNAFLKNAALSKQMQELTATMELLEQERQAEVWKAFCHVLEQFATVFAGSQVSLEDFLALLHSGMSLSQYRTIPATVDTVLVQSYDLIAPLTADFVYAIGLTQDHLPKIAQNTSLLTDEERQSLNQATEEGAQLLIASSENLKKNRYTMLSLVNAARKQLVLSAPSLFNESESKESAYLQELIHFGFSRKEKRMNHKGLSKEDMGSYHSLLSSLVAYHQQAGSSENEQDVTFVKVLARVMGKKLDQKGLTNPALPTSPSSKPLEKETLQALFPANKEFYLSTSGLTEFYRNEYSYFLRYVLGLQEELRLRPDARSHGNFLHRIFERALKLPDENPFDQRLEQAIKETSQEREFEAIYQESLEAQFTKEVLLDVARTTGHILRHNPAIETIQEEATFGGKDQAFIQLDNGRSVHVRGKVDRIDRLKADGALGVVDYKSSLTQFQFPHFFNGLNSQLPTYLAALKKEGEQNFFGAMYLEMAEPVQSLLTVKSLAGAVAEASKSMKYQGLFLEKESSHLGEFYNKNKANQLTDEEFQLLLDYNSHLYKKAAEKILQGQFAINPYTENGRSIAPYVQQHQAITGFEANYHLGQARFLEKLEQADGKRLVGEKLKQAWFEKMREELNR, from the coding sequence ATGAAATTACTTTATACTGATATTCGGACTTCTTTGACTGAAATTCTAACCAGAGAGGCAGAAGAGCTAGTTGCTGCAGGCAAGCGTGTTTTCTACATCGCACCCAACTCTCTTTCATTTGAAAAGGAACGCGCCGTGCTGGAATGCTTGTCCCAGCAGGCTTCTTTTGCGATTACCGTCACGCGTTTTGCTCAGATGGCTCGTTACCTGGTCTTGAATGATTTGCCAACTAAGACGAGTCTAGATGACATCGGGCTTGGGATGGCTTTTTATAAATGCCTTGCGGGACTCGATCCCAAGGACTTACGTGTTTATGGTGCTATTAAGCAGGATCCTCAATTTATCCAGCAGTTGGTTGAACTTTATCATGAGATGACGACTGCTCAGATGAACTTTTTAGACTTGGAAAGTTTGACTGATGAGGATAAACGAGCAGATTTACTCTTGATTTTTGAGAAAGTTACTGCCTATCTTAATCAAAACCAGTTGGCTCAGGGGAGTCAGTTGTCCCATTTGATTGAGGCTATTGAAAATGGCAAGGTAAGTAGTGATTTCAGTCAGATTGCCTTGGTTATTGATAGCTTTACCCGTTTTTCTGCCGAGGAAGAGCGTGTAGTAGATCTACTCCATCGAAAAGGTGTCGAGATTGTCATTGGTGCTTATGCAAGCAAGAAGGCCTATACCAGTCCGTTCACTGAAGGGAATCTCTACCAAGCCAGTGTGGAATTTCTTCATCATTTGGGGGCAAAATACCAAACACCTGCGCAAGACCTTTCTCAATCTCATGAAAAGATGGATAGTTTTGACAAGGCCTCTCGTTTGCTGGAGTCTTCTTATGATTTTTCAGAACTCACTTTAGATGTCGATGAGAAGGACCGTGAAAATTTGCAAATCTGGTCTTGCTTGACGCAAAAAGAGGAGTTGGAATTGGTAGCCCGCAGCATCCGTCAACAATTACATGACAATCCAGAACTGAGTTACAAGCATTTCCGTATTCTCTTGGGTGATGTGGCTTCTTACGAGTTATCACTGAAAACCATTTTTGACCAGTACCAGATTCCTTTCTATCTTGGTAGAAGTGAATCCATGGCCCACCATCCCTTAACCCAGTATGTCGAATCTATTTTGCGTTTGAAACGCTACCGTTTTCGTCAGGAGGATATGATTAATCTTCTTAGAACTGGTTTGTATACTGACCTTAGCCAAGCGGATATTGATGCCTTTGAGCAATATCTCCGCTATCTTGGCATCAATGGCTTGCCAGCTTTCCAGCAGACCTTCACCAAATCCCACCACGGAAAATTTGATTTGGAACGTTTGAACGCAATTCGTCTGCGCGTTTTGGCGCCACTTGAAACCTTATTTGCCAGTCGGAAGCAAAGGACTGAAAATCTCTTGCAAAAGTGGAATGCTTTTTTAAAAAATGCTGCTTTAAGCAAGCAGATGCAAGAATTGACAGCTACTATGGAACTTCTAGAACAGGAAAGACAAGCCGAAGTTTGGAAAGCCTTCTGCCATGTTTTAGAACAATTTGCGACCGTTTTTGCTGGTTCACAAGTTAGTCTGGAGGATTTCCTAGCCTTGCTCCATTCTGGGATGAGTTTGTCCCAGTATCGCACCATTCCAGCGACAGTGGACACTGTTCTGGTGCAGAGTTACGATCTGATTGCCCCTCTGACCGCTGACTTTGTCTATGCCATCGGGCTGACTCAGGATCATTTACCAAAAATTGCGCAAAACACCAGCCTGTTAACAGACGAAGAAAGACAAAGCCTAAACCAAGCGACTGAAGAGGGAGCGCAATTACTGATTGCAAGTAGTGAAAACCTCAAGAAAAATCGCTACACCATGCTTTCTTTAGTCAATGCTGCCCGTAAGCAGTTGGTCTTGTCGGCTCCAAGTCTTTTTAACGAAAGTGAAAGTAAAGAATCTGCCTATCTTCAAGAGCTGATCCATTTTGGATTTAGTCGGAAAGAGAAGAGGATGAATCACAAAGGGCTGTCTAAGGAAGATATGGGTTCATATCACAGTCTCTTGTCTAGCCTTGTTGCCTATCATCAGCAGGCAGGTTCTAGTGAAAATGAGCAAGATGTGACCTTTGTCAAGGTTCTAGCACGTGTGATGGGGAAAAAACTTGATCAGAAAGGTCTTACCAATCCTGCACTCCCAACTAGCCCAAGCAGCAAGCCATTAGAAAAAGAGACCTTGCAGGCTCTTTTTCCAGCTAACAAAGAGTTTTACCTATCTACCTCTGGTTTGACGGAGTTTTACCGCAATGAATATAGTTATTTCCTCCGTTATGTCTTAGGTTTGCAGGAAGAATTGCGCCTTCGTCCGGATGCTCGCAGTCATGGGAATTTCTTGCACCGTATTTTTGAACGTGCCTTGAAACTGCCTGATGAAAATCCGTTTGACCAGCGTTTGGAACAAGCCATCAAGGAAACCAGCCAAGAACGCGAATTTGAAGCTATTTATCAAGAAAGTTTGGAAGCCCAGTTTACCAAGGAAGTTCTGCTTGATGTTGCGCGGACAACTGGCCATATTCTCCGCCATAATCCAGCCATTGAAACCATCCAAGAGGAGGCAACATTTGGTGGCAAGGACCAGGCCTTTATTCAATTGGATAATGGTCGGAGTGTCCATGTACGAGGCAAGGTTGACCGTATTGACCGCCTGAAAGCTGATGGAGCGCTAGGAGTAGTGGACTACAAGTCTAGTTTGACCCAGTTCCAGTTTCCTCATTTCTTTAATGGTTTAAATTCCCAGTTGCCAACCTATCTTGCTGCCCTAAAAAAAGAAGGGGAACAGAACTTTTTCGGCGCTATGTACCTAGAAATGGCAGAGCCTGTCCAATCTCTGTTGACCGTTAAGAGTTTGGCTGGAGCAGTAGCAGAAGCCAGCAAGTCAATGAAATACCAGGGGCTCTTTTTAGAAAAAGAAAGTAGTCATTTGGGAGAATTTTACAACAAAAACAAGGCCAATCAGCTGACAGATGAGGAGTTCCAGCTCTTACTAGACTATAATTCCCATCTTTACAAGAAAGCAGCTGAGAAGATTTTACAAGGCCAGTTCGCTATCAATCCCTACACAGAGAACGGCAGAAGTATTGCCCCATACGTCCAGCAACACCAAGCCATCACTGGATTTGAAGCCAATTATCACTTGGGACAAGCCCGTTTCCTTGAGAAGTTAGAACAGGCTGATGGCAAGCGTCTGGTCGGAGAAAAGCTCAAGCAAGCTTGGTTTGAAAAAATGAGAGAGGAGTTGAATCGATGA